ATGTCATCCCGTGTGTATCACTATTACCATTGCAACTTCTCCCATCATTATCTAGCTCATAGCCACTATCACATGAACACTCAAAGGAGCCATCAGTGTTAATACAGTTCTGTTCACAAGCACCCAGCTCAGCACATTCATCAATATCTGGAATAAGTTAGATACTCTACAGGTGGTAATATAGCAGTCAATATGTACCTATACATCTTGTCATGTCACTTGGGTCCACTTGATAGTGAAGTGGACAGAAACATATTTCATCTCCACCACCAACAGCACATCCATGCTCACATGAACTGGTACTACAGCTAGTAACAGCTATGGGGAAGGTAAGTAAATAATTGCAGTTAAAATTGATAAGGTTTAAACTAAATGTTGGGTGGCTACATAAACAAGTGACCTACATAAACAAGTGTCCTACTTAAGAAATTACTTGACTGTGggtttttgtttacttaaaagaAGTAGCCTCAAAGAAGTATAATGGTATGGTTTTTTATGATAATAATGAGAATAGCTAGCAATGTATACAACATTCTGAATAATCCAATTACCTTCACATGTCCTGTTGTCCACTGCTAACACAAATCCTGTGTTGCAACTGCACTCATAAGATCCAGCAGTATTGACACACATCTGATGACAATTGTTGTACTCGAAACACTCATTGATATCTAAAATTTCATAATTCAACTAGCTTTACATCTATGCAGAAtctgtgtatgtatacatactgtatatgtaaaTGGCGTCATGCACACAGTACTACTTATGGTACAAGTATCGGCCttgtatcaaacttgttgtggTAAGGCTATAAATATTCCTACCAAACACAAATTTTTTTATTGTGTGACATcattaaattacttttcaagaAAGCGACATACATAGTTGAATGAGAGCAGATATATACAACCTTGAAGTACCATTATTGCATACAGTGGAATGGGCAGTAAGCCAAGAAGTAACATTCACTAAAGTCAACAATGATAATTAGTCCAAGGATTATCCCTCATGATTGATAGCCACAAGGCAGCAATTCACAAAAATAGCAAATGGATTTAGTAAGCTGGTTGATTAATATTATTGGAACactggctgttttttttttgtgtaaagCACAGGTATTATATCAGTATTGGCCATTTTCCACCTATAATAGATCAGTATTGGATCAGCTGGCAAAAAGtggtattggtgcatcactattaTTTGTGCACTTAAACCCTTACATGATTTTGTAATTTCTGTTAACTCAGTGTCCAGGTTTACAACACTACTATACCTTCACATTGAGTGGCATTGACATCAACAGGCCGGTATCCATCATAACAAGCACAATAATAACTACCAGGAGTGTTCACGCACTGTTGAGTGCATACGTTTCTGGAAATGTTAGCACATTCATCAATACCTATTGAATATCAGGTACATAGTATTTATGGGATCAGTGGTTAACTCACCAATACATTTAGAATTATTACTTGCAGTGTATCCATCAGGACAAGAACATTTTGCCCCAACCAGTGGAGCAGGGTAGTCATAACATTGTTGACCTTCTAGACATGATATTGTGTCACACCCATCAGCATCATCCAGACAGAAACTTCCATCATAACCTGTATGAGGGAATTTATGAGAAGTTACACAATATCACAGTACTGTTGTAGCTACATACCTTCTGGACAATTACAATTCAGTATCACAAAACTAAAATCAATATTCAGTAAACCTTCAGTTGTACAGACACCTCCATTCTCACAAGCACACAAATGCACAACAGGATTAAACAACGATGAAATATTCTCCTTGTCAGTATCAATTGCAACAATAGTGAGGTTAAGTACAGTAGAGTTATCAGCAGTCCATGTTATGGAGTAACTATCACCATCAAGATCATTGACTACTACACCATCGGGTAGCATACCCTCCCCTCCATGTAGTACCATCACATTAATATTATCACTATCACTAGTAACTGTAAATGTGTACACTGATTCTGTACCAACTGTAGCCAGGAATATTTCTGGTGCAGTTATGTTTGGAGGAAAACTGACTATATACAATGAAACAAtagaatatatgtatataacacaTGTTGCAATTTCTAGAGAGAAATATATACAGAAGAATTCTTACATGCTGCTTGCATCTCTGTAGCAGTTTCATTTTCaaccatcattgcagccataCCAACATCAGGATCATTAGTTTGACTGAAATCAAACAAACACTCTGCATTATCACCACAAACTTCTAGCAAAGTTGCATTTTTCTCTAGACTGTCTAATATTTCATCCAGAAGTGGTGGAACATGGTCAGGAAATGCAAAGCTGTTCACATTTTCACCGGGTTCATATGTGAATAGGCTTTCTGCAGCAGTGATTTGCCCTAAAGTAAGAAATCGCAGTTTGCATTTAAAATCGACTGCATGATTGCTAGCCAATGTATACAGGTAGTGATTAGCATGTGATGTATTCAGTACTATATAGTCTTGATACCTTGCACATATAGGAATAGCCAAAACTAGTGTGATTCCAATGAAGTGATGTAGTAGtatttgcatgcatgtatgcgtGTCTGTGTTTGTATGCATTTTGGTATATATACACATTAGATCCACAATTCTGTTGCTCTAATAGCTATGGTATGAGTGTGCATGTGTAAAAACTACATGCCATGTAAGCACTTACATGACTGCCCAAATTGATGAATTAGTGCATCAGCTGATGAGTTAGAGATCATGGTTCCATTGCGAAACAAAAATTCATCTGAGTTATCTACATTATAATTGCCCAGTAGACCAGAAGTGGTCTCCTCAAAGGATGGTGGAACTTCTAAAGTGTATACCAGTAACCCTGCAGTTTCATTGATGGTTATTCCTAATCCTGAAGAGACTGTTACTGTGACAGAATTATTACTGCTTCGTTCAAACACAGCTGATGATGTTGTAACATTGTCACCAACTGAAGACAAGAAAACTTCAGAACCATTAAACTTGTATAACTCTAACCCGACCTGTAGATTATAAAAGTGCTATATAACATAATATAAGCTATTATCACTATTTTCAGTAGTGCCAGGGTTACCTCCCAGCCATGTGTACCAATATCTGTGCAACTTCATCATATTAGTATAGTTATATACCATAAACAACGTTTGGCAATCtttagaaataaaataaaattcacACAAAACTCAATTTTGCATTACcacttagcagccacctctttttaaagaccaccttgttatagcgGCCATCTTAATAGGTTCCAAACATAGCAAAAATGTACTTCATTACTTCAGTAATAAAGCCACCTCATTATTGTGGTAAAATTTTTGGTATCAAAGGTGGCCCTACTAGTGAGGTTTTTACCGTACAATTCACCAAACATGTATCCTATAGTTTAATGTGTCAATATACTAAACTTTAGGCTCACCAAACTTTTCAATGTCTTTTATGAAAACTTTTTTCTGCAATGTTCACTCTCAAAATTTAATGTTAGAAGGTGATTTCAGCAAGCAAGCAGCAGCTGGATTCTTCAACAAATTTGGAGAGTGCATAAATGGAATAGATTACTACAATGGTGGAATACCAGTAGAAAGAAATTTTGAGGAGATTTTTCCACGTTACTAAACTGGAAGAAGGTTATTGTGTTAGTGTACATTACAGCAAGGAAGGCAATGCTTAGCTATGCatatacagtgctcccttgattatctgaaccttgattatctgaacacttggttatctgaacagtggaactgactgttgtattagagtattttgtctaagatgtatgttctattagagtatttgaagaGGGCTCTGTATAttaatgaatgggctttgattatcttaactttttgattatctgaacacgtcttggtcccaagggggtcGGACAATTGCGGGAGCACTGTATCTGTGTAATGTCAAGAAAAATAGTATTTCTAAATAATAGAACTTTTTCTGTATAGTGTGTTATATACATCGTATGCTAAAATGTCACCATTTTGCCTGGCAATTGCACAGATATTTCACAAAGTATTTTGTCTATGTGTATTCTTTGTTTGTTGCAGGTTCCTGTTTCTATAGGTACACAATATACTCAACTTAGGAACTCTCAACACACCATGTATAATGCATGTATTCAGCCAGCTTGGCCTAAATATTTGCAGCATTAAATTAAAGCAAACTGCTATAGTGTATAATCCGTTTCATTTAAACACATCACACAGTGCATTGTTTAACAAGATGACATAATATTAGTATTACATACCTCTACTGTATCATCTCCTTCCCTCATAACAAAAGCAGAGAATATGGTAGCATTAGAGTCAGCTGCTAATGTTGTTCTTCCTTGAAATTCAAAGTTAACTTATGACAACTAAAAACCACTtgcaccacattaaaagaaaaaaTGGCGCCAgtcattccataaaataattttgcatctaAATGCATCAATTACACACTGAAAAGCTtgctgaaaagtgaggtggccattacgcttcatttgtagctattctccactcgttacacagcattacaaacgaagaacagtagctACAAGAAACTTCTCTCCAGTCGCTACGGAAAATATGGgcgaaaagcatgacacagccagagggaagccatATCGCGCTatcgcaaatcgacaccttgcattgtcagcaaaaagaactggaacataaaggaggacaaaggtaagtccatgatatgtgcatgtatgtactgcagttggcgaaaaggcacatctcaggaggAAActacgtcaaacagtgaaaaaatcaagcctgtaaccttatccattgtcaagttatgcttggctgaaggaatcagttagttagttagtcagtagaaaattctgttaaataggaaattttttaaaatttgatagaaacttgttggaagggtttggggtcactctgaaggcatatttgggcttggctatgcctaactaTTTATATCAGTAGTGCACTTCTTTGTCACTTAATACTTGCTCAAATAATAAATTTATTCATAATAGCAACAATCGTGACTAATTAATTGAATTTGTTAtacatattggaatacattgaTTGTCTACAACAAAGCAAATTAATGTATACTCTACAAGTAGCTATACATAGCTAGGTGTCAATCAGTTTTGTTACAATGACAACAGTGTAGGCATGTGTGTTGCTGATGTCATCATTTACAGCATTGCATGGCCACCATGCACCTTTTGATTTCACACGTAGGTTTTTCAAAATTCGGCTGTTTAGGGCATAGTTTCTTTAATAAGAAGCACACCTTATGTGTGCACCATTAGTATGAACTGGCTGACTAGTATACAAGTGTTAAGAAATGTTAAAATGCACAAATCAGAGTTTTGATTAAGTCACCACAATTATAGATCAGATGCAAGTTCACTTATCTTTAGCAATATCATGGAGCTGGTCAGCTTGTAATCATTTCTAATGTGACAACTTATTTTGATATTGCAAGGAAGCGACCTCAAAAGACAGATCTGTACAGTGCTCTTTTTGATGAAAAAAGGATAGTTGTAATTGGGTTAATTAATACCATTCCAAACTATAATGAAACCCTTTATGTACACTACAAGTATTAATCTAGCACTGCTGATaaagtgttttttttcttccccTTTTAAGCCAATATGTAGTGATAAAAATGACAAGTCTCCTCAGTCACATGTGACCAAAGACAAggtaaaacacacacaaaaaacacAACTTACAACAATAAAAAACAATATGAGTCCAATTTAAACTATTGCAAACAAAACTTTAAAGCTGTTTGCAATGACTGCTGCATGCTTTATCAAGTACTCTTGCAGGTGAGCacactatatacatacaattcaTCACAAGGCCCTTACAGTAATGATGAACATTATAACTGTATGACAAGTGTGCATACTGTCTACACTTCATCAGTTGAACAATAGTAAATGTCACAGGATAAGGCTGTATATACAGATGATGCTATCTGGGCATGATGTAATAGAATAGTTTTGCTGTGAAAAATTTTCCTTAGGTATGATACCAAATTTTAGATTAACTTAGTATACCCATGCATCTCTGGGATACAAGATTGTcgctggactactggacttgCACATGCTATGGATCAACTTGAGCTTCAGAGAACTTGTAAATGTGCTAAACACTAATGAGCAGTAGAATAAGTGAAAACTATTTTTAAGGATGTCGCTACTTTTTTATTATGCTCTACAGTTATGCTCAGTATGTTGCAGGGGGATGTGATAACAATGGTAACCACCAATTAAATTGCCAACCAAGTGGCAGCTATGAAAGTGCTTGTACTTGTCAGCTATGAAAGTGTAGACTTGGGAATCATGTTTTcagtgttacctttgacttgtgggatgcatgaaGCTTCATTGTAATAGCTTAAAGCACCTGTTTTTCTGCTGTACTTGACTAGAAACAGGCTGAGTATCTACACTGCAACAAGTGTAGTGAATTTAAGCACTGATCTGAGTACACCAATACAATATGAAAATTAATTGTACGGCATTGCTTTGCATTGCATTGCAGTAGCTAAGTTAAGTTGTTAAGGTGTATTTTGCAGGCTACCAGCTGCTATGAGCCAGTTGTGCAGCAAGTCCTTTTGTGGTAGTTCAGTAAATGTTATTACCATTCACAATTCACTGGATAGCATAGCGCCATGGGTCGGTTTATCATTAGTATTCACTGACACAACGAGCCAATTTCAACAATCATCAACACTCCCCACACATCATGATCATATAAATATATCCCATTGTTCCACTGCAGTCAATTCACCTGTAAGTACATGCAATCTACACTATTAAAAGTATACATGCAAGGTATACACCATGCATATTACCTAGTCAAAAATATCTAGGCTGAGATATAGCTTACATAACATAATCAACTTGACAGACAAGATGACTCTGCATATAAAATTAGTATATATCTATATGCATGCAATGTCAATAGATGAATCAAATAATTAACCAGCAATTGCAACCTACAGGtgaatattatattatttgtagAATATCTCTccaattttttaaaaagataTAGCATCATGAAATTAATATGACATTTTagcagttttcccatacattctctgtaaaaaaatagtagtgaatttcactactgaTTTCTACCAATATATAATAacgtagtgaccttcactactcttttgcAGTGACTctcactacatggtagtgatgttcactataTACTTTTGTAGTAAACGTCGCTACATAataatagtgagtattgtggcagacattaatATATAGTGACCTTCGTTATCTATGTGAGGGTCTGGGAAATCACATGATATATCCAGGCATgtaatgtatacatgcatgggaCACACtgaaaaatgtcatatcttgtgacatgatgtatatatgctatcctGGCTATCCATTTAAAATGTGGATTGACAATCTGGCAGACCTAATAGCAATGTAAAATTGAGAATGGCATATTTTGAATTTGTGGTTTATGTTTGATTGCAaggaaggggcaactgttgctccatgcatgcacacataggGCTATATAAGGTGTGGGAAAACTACAAGCTTTAAAATCATGACTATATTATTGACTCAAAGCTATCCTGGTCTGAATACATTAGACAAATAACTAACAAAGCTAATAGTATCAAAGGGTTTTTACAATGTAACCTTTATAGCTGTCCAATTTTGGTCAAAGTGAGTCACTTATTAAACCAATCCTAGAATACGCCTGTGTGGTCTGGGACCCTTATACACAAAAGGACATCTTAGCTATTGAATCAGTTCAAAGACGGTGTGCGAGGtttgtgtgtaacaattattcTTCATATGCAAGTGTCACAATTATGTTGCAAAATTTGAATTGGCCAACTCTGGCTCACTGCAGAAACCAGCTGAAAGCGATCACAATGTTTAAAATCATACACCAATTAATAGATATACCGACTGATACCATACTCATACCAGCTCCATCTAACTACTGTTTACGAGGcagccaaacacaagagtaaGTGTGAACTCATATCTTAACTCATTCTTTCCATCAAGTATAAATATCTGGAACAATTTACCCAATGACCGGcctcatcacctgttcaagtttagaccaatttaaagcaaTTAAGGCTatagctgaacatcaattaatcatataattaattttgttaattcaTTATCTGTGTTTGTAcatactctttgtaagaggttttgcacagtaaacaataataataatagtactgAATAATAGTGCTATTCTCTTCAAAACTTGTAGAGGTTAtccacacctacaaataatgtaaaattcaggtaATAGTTATTGGTTTCCTTGATGGAATTCATATAGCTATACTAGCTACTTGCATGCAGGTCACAAGTTATAGTGAGTGGCATAGCCATATGACTCAGATATATTTCTTCACCAATACCATCCACTTAGGTTTATGCTGCCTGCAGCAGCTAATAGCTATACCTTCAATTAccagaactgttaaagaatggaacaaaCTAGCTACCTCCTCATGTTATGACAAAGGCTTTTAAATAATGCATGAACACTTTAACCAGTCAAATGCCATAATCCTTTCTGATCTTAAATTtacttttttaaatttaaattgGATGTAGTGCTGCCCCTATGGCCGGGCTGTCCAAATAATGGAATATTATATgcctagctatatacattgtaTATCAGTATGTAACTATATAGTTCTATTGGGCTCGCTTTCTTATTGGTGGTATACAAGTATCATGGGTATTATAAACCTTGAAAGAGATTCTAGTtatattcattattatttattattattatttatctgatttgtcaaaagagacagggtgacaccaaaaggcagagcctgtacatcATGGCAGAAGCCACACTGAGAACTAAGTCAGTTGGGAATGACCGCCGGACTCCTTGACTGACAAACAAATGGTTTTTAGTATTTAGCTACATGCTAGCTGGTGACTAACTCATCTTCCTCTCACGCACAGTTTTTACGGGACACAAAACTGGAGAAAGAAAAAGTACCTAGCGTCAATGCTTTGTATCACGTGCACCAGCCACCTGCCATTTTTATATCCACACGTGATTTACGTACAAATCACGCGATTTCCGCGGCATTCCCCACGCCTCTTTCAGACCATGCGCGTGAAGGAGATACGATAACTAGTTTCCTTTTGACGTGACGAGGAGGTACGTTTGTGAAacctgtgtgtatgtgttagaTTATCCGAGCTCCTTCGTAATGCATATGACATTGACCGACGTGAAGTTCGCTAATGTCACCTGAAATAGCCGGACTACATGTGTTGTAATATAGGCAGTTGTTCTGGAGTGATACTGTACGTATTCACTAGTATGCATAATGCACGAATGTAATAGAATACTCATATTTTGTTCGGATCCGTGCGAAGAAGGGATTTTATAAGTAACGCGATGGGTAAACTATTCTTGAACTGGGTATTAAGTAGGTGAGCAAAAAGCAGTACTGTATATGTCAGTATGGATTGCTGGATAAGTTGCTTTTGCATGGTTCTCCATGTGAGATGTTCACTTGTATGCGTGTCATTTGATATAGCATGTATGTGAATATGTTTTCATGTGTTTTCAGGAAAAAATGTCTGATCGAGTGAGAACAAATTTTACTAGTGGTAGTAATGCACGATGGGTGGACCACGACATTAGCCAGTTGAGTGGCTCAAAGGAGACTGAGGTAGTTCTCCAGGAGAAGCTTAAAGAACTTCAGGATGCAAAGGAGATTACATTCTTGCCTCAGGAGAAGCCACAGCAGTTTGAATGCCCTGAACTAATGGAGGCTGGAGAACAGTCAGTCACTACTGTAGTTGATGGACTACAAAATGGAATTCTTGGAGCTGCCAGTGTAGTTGATGTGATGCCTTCTTCTGTAATCAATGAcaggtagtgtgtgtgtgaagtgtgCATACAATTTAATAAGTTTGTGAACATTCACCTAATTTATACCACCTCAACTTGTTAGATGTAAGCATTATGTGTAAATACCTGCTGGTATTTTATactggtagttattattagatTTGTGCTCTCATACATTGTCTGCTTCCATTTGTAGGAAGGTGATATTGGCCCAGAAGTTTGTCTCGTCCATACAAGGCTTGTACCACACTAAGAGTCATTTGGCCAGCACCAATGCTGCTATTGAAGTAGAAGAGAGTGAAAGTAAATTAGAAGATGATGAAGATGCTGCAAATGCTCCTAAGGACTTGCAGGGCATCGTGATGGAGACAGCTATCATTAATGGTCTCCAGGTGTGCATGTCGATGATGAAACAGTCGTGGATGCAACTGAAATGGCAGGAGCAGTTGTCACAGACTTTGCAGTCGCAGCCTGCGCTACCTAGCTTGCCTTCCCCACCTAACTTCAACATGGCACAACACGCACTACAGATGGTATCTGATAGCATCAAGGCTTATCCAACTATGCTACTGTCTAAGAAGGTACCCCGTGTTATTAAGAAGTGTATAAAGGAGTTGTGGAGCTTTCTAAAGTGGGTGGTGTGTGCTGGGGATTTTGTGTCAGCTGAGGAGAAGCAACTAGCAATGGAGGTGATGGTACGAATATGTCTGTTATCTGGTAGCTTATCCAAACTGTTGGAATGGATCCAAGAGATGCTGCAACTTGTGAGTGAAAAGTTTAATGACAATCTTGATCAACAGCCATTGATATCAGTAAAGTTTTATCAGGAGATGTTGCACACCATTGCTGATGGTGTGTTCACGTATTCTTCTGAAGAATCCTATGACGACTTGTTGCAGTTTTCCCCACCAGTTCAACCCAAAGAAGGTTATGCGTATTTACTAGACATCTTAGTTGACTTGTGTAAGAAACTGTGTGTGGTTACGACCAAAGTATCCAGCTATTTTGCAAGCCAACATAGTGACTCTGACGAAAAGCGTTTCCAGTTCTTGTCCAAGACATCTGTTGTGTATGCAGCTGGTAGCAACAGCAGTTTACAGTTGGCATTAGGCTCTGTTGAGAAGATACACATCCCTCGTGTTATGGACCACATGGCAGATGCGCAATTCATAGAGGCTGGTCTATATTGTTCTCTGCTTGTCCACCCAGATGGTTCAGTGCAAGGCTGTGGCAAGGGCTCCAATGGGAGACTAGGACTTGGGGATAGCGAAAATCGGCCCAACTTAACACGCATCACTACTTTCCCTGAAGGGGTCAAAATATTTCAGATTTCACAGGCTAAAGCAGGTGATGGCCATTGCCTAGCCATCACTAACACAGGACAGGTATACAGCTGGGGTGAAGGTAGCTATGGACGGCTTGGCCATGGTGACACTGTAACAGTAAAGAACCCCAAACTCATAGAAGCTTTAAAAGACCTTGTAATAGTTCAAGTGTCCTGTGGGTCAAGACACAGTGCTGCCATTACTTGTGATGGTGTACTGTACACTTGGGGAAGTGGTACAGATGGAAAACTTGGCCATGGTAATTCTGACTCCATATACACTCCTAAAATATTATCCACAGTTGATAGTGCGGTACAGGTAGCTTGTGGGGCATCTCATACTGTGGCAATTGCTGAGAATGGAACAAAGGTTTATTCCTGGGGTGGTGGCTCTTATGGAAAACTTGGTCATAACAACACTAATTCTCAAAACACTCCCAAGTTAGTAGAAGCATTGAAGTCGCATCAATGTGTTAAAGTAGCTGTTGGCTCTAACTATACTGCCGTTTTGACTTCTACTGGACAGATTCTGACCATGGGAAACAGTGCTGCTTGTGGTGCTGGGACATCTGACCCAAAACGTTACATCCCCGAGCCAGTGATAAACCTATCGGACGAGCACATTATTGATATCAGTGGTGGAGACACGTTGATGTTAGCACTGACTCTACGTGGGGAGGTGTTCTCTTGGGGTAGCAATAGTATGGGCCAGGTGGGACAGGGAACTGATGTTGGTAGCACTGTGTCCACGCCGGGGAAGATGCTTGGTCTTGATGGGGTATCAGTCCAGCAAATATCAGCTGGTACGT
The Dysidea avara chromosome 7, odDysAvar1.4, whole genome shotgun sequence genome window above contains:
- the LOC136260839 gene encoding mucin-like protein isoform X2 — translated: MREGDDTVEVGLELYKFNGSEVFLSSVGDNVTTSSAVFERSSNNSVTVTVSSGLGITINETAGLLVYTLEVPPSFEETTSGLLGNYNVDNSDEFLFRNGTMISNSSADALIHQFGQSWQITAAESLFTYEPGENVNSFAFPDHVPPLLDEILDSLEKNATLLEVCGDNAECLFDFSQTNDPDVGMAAMMVENETATEMQAAFSFPPNITAPEIFLATVGTESVYTFTVTSDSDNINVMVLHGGEGMLPDGVVVNDLDGDSYSITWTADNSTVLNLTIVAIDTDKENISSLFNPVVHLCACENGGVCTTEGLLNIDFSFVILNCNCPEGYDGSFCLDDADGCDTISCLEGQQCYDYPAPLVGAKCSCPDGYTASNNSKCIGIDECANISRNVCTQQCVNTPGSYYCACYDGYRPVDVNATQCEDINECFEYNNCHQMCVNTAGSYECSCNTGFVLAVDNRTCEAVTSCSTSSCEHGCAVGGGDEICFCPLHYQVDPSDMTRCIDIDECAELGACEQNCINTDGSFECSCDSGYELDNDGRSCNDINECLSSITSCPSNMICINTDGGYNCDCPPGTVRNGSNCDLQVITTPTRLFTTPLPTTTPSTTPSTTPGVTAKKNDDISAGAIFGIIIAVMAVIGATLLMGIGIAIWFVKVKYRKPNKIIACCSFNTCEEDR
- the LOC136260839 gene encoding mucin-like protein isoform X1, which translates into the protein MREGDDTVEVGLELYKFNGSEVFLSSVGDNVTTSSAVFERSSNNSVTVTVSSGLGITINETAGLLVYTLEVPPSFEETTSGLLGNYNVDNSDEFLFRNGTMISNSSADALIHQFGQSWQITAAESLFTYEPGENVNSFAFPDHVPPLLDEILDSLEKNATLLEVCGDNAECLFDFSQTNDPDVGMAAMMVENETATEMQAAFSFPPNITAPEIFLATVGTESVYTFTVTSDSDNINVMVLHGGEGMLPDGVVVNDLDGDSYSITWTADNSTVLNLTIVAIDTDKENISSLFNPVVHLCACENGGVCTTEGLLNIDFSFVILNCNCPEGYDGSFCLDDADGCDTISCLEGQQCYDYPAPLVGAKCSCPDGYTASNNSKCIGIDECANISRNVCTQQCVNTPGSYYCACYDGYRPVDVNATQCEDINECFEYNNCHQMCVNTAGSYECSCNTGFVLAVDNRTCEAVTSCSTSSCEHGCAVGGGDEICFCPLHYQVDPSDMTRCIDIDECAELGACEQNCINTDGSFECSCDSGYELDNDGRSCNDINECLSSITSCPSNMICINTDGGYNCDCPPGTVRNGSNCDLQVITTPTRLFTTPLPTTTPSTTPSTTPSTTPSTTPSTTPSTTPGVTAKKNDDISAGAIFGIIIAVMAVIGATLLMGIGIAIWFVKVKYRKPNKIIACCSFNTCEEDR